A stretch of Syntrophales bacterium DNA encodes these proteins:
- a CDS encoding fumarate hydratase, which yields MRDINISEIVSTVKTLLIDANYHLGQDIVAAFERGIASDESPVAREVLTELKENARIAAEGEYPLCQDTGLAVLFVDIGQDVHVVGGNIKDAFNEGVRQAYKDGYLRKSSCDPFTRKNTGDNTPAIIHYDIVPGEKIKIMAVPKGGGAENMSRVQMLTPSAGVEGIKDYIVNRIRESGSNPCPPVIVGVGIGGTFERTAILAKKALLRKVGERNPDPGIAAIEREVLELINKLGTGPMGYGGTTTALEVFFEVEPCHIASLPLAVNVQCHQNRHKEATI from the coding sequence ATGAGAGATATCAATATCAGTGAGATAGTTTCAACGGTGAAAACTTTACTGATAGATGCAAATTACCATTTGGGGCAGGATATTGTGGCCGCTTTTGAGCGGGGGATTGCCAGCGATGAATCGCCCGTCGCCAGGGAAGTTCTCACGGAACTTAAGGAAAACGCCAGGATTGCCGCAGAAGGCGAATATCCGCTTTGCCAGGATACGGGTCTCGCCGTCCTGTTCGTCGATATTGGTCAGGATGTTCACGTTGTGGGCGGGAACATCAAAGACGCCTTCAACGAAGGCGTGAGGCAGGCCTACAAAGACGGATATTTGCGAAAATCGTCCTGCGATCCCTTTACCAGAAAAAATACGGGGGACAACACCCCGGCCATCATCCACTACGACATTGTCCCCGGAGAAAAGATCAAAATCATGGCCGTTCCGAAGGGCGGCGGGGCGGAGAACATGAGCCGCGTCCAGATGCTGACCCCCTCGGCGGGCGTTGAAGGGATAAAGGATTACATCGTCAACCGGATCAGGGAATCCGGTTCCAACCCCTGTCCGCCCGTAATTGTCGGCGTGGGGATCGGCGGAACGTTTGAGAGAACGGCCATCCTGGCCAAGAAGGCATTGCTGCGCAAGGTGGGTGAGCGCAATCCCGATCCCGGGATCGCCGCGATCGAGCGGGAGGTGCTGGAGCTGATCAATAAACTCGGGACAGGACCTATGGGTTATGGCGGCACGACCACGGCGCTCGAGGTTTTCTTCGAGGTTGAACCATGCCATATCGCCAGCCTCCCGCTGGCGGTGAATGTTCAGTGTCATCAAAACAGGCATAAGGAAGCAACTATCTAA